In a single window of the uncultured Dysgonomonas sp. genome:
- a CDS encoding MBL fold metallo-hydrolase gives MKPKTKKRIKRTMIIILSVVALLAITVTIFVNQASFGRTPSGERKERVKNSPNYRDGKFQNLSHTPQLTGDKGYIGTMYDFLFTKHERVTPTDKIPSVKTDLLHLDRNEDILVWFGHSSYFIQIDGKRILADPVFSKAASPVSFVNKAFDGAHGYTAEDMPDIDYLFISHDHWDHLDYKSVMALKDRTGKVICGLGVAEHFERWGFDMDKVVELDWNEDAVIGDGFTTYCLPARHFSGRGLSPNQSLWASYLLQTPTMKIYLGGDSGYDTHFAKIGERFGKIDLAILENGQYGTGWKYIHMMPEEVVQAAIDLHTQTLFPVHSSKYALANHAWDDPLKRVTAASKGEDIRLLTPMIGEVVNLKDSTQTFKEWWVGIE, from the coding sequence ATGAAGCCGAAAACTAAAAAGAGAATCAAAAGAACAATGATTATAATACTTTCAGTCGTAGCACTACTAGCAATCACAGTTACAATATTTGTCAATCAGGCGAGTTTTGGCCGTACACCGAGCGGAGAGCGCAAAGAAAGGGTGAAGAACTCACCTAATTACAGGGACGGGAAATTCCAGAATCTAAGCCATACGCCACAATTAACGGGAGACAAAGGATATATAGGTACGATGTATGATTTCCTTTTTACTAAACATGAACGTGTGACCCCTACCGATAAAATTCCTTCAGTAAAAACCGATCTATTGCATCTCGACCGGAACGAAGATATACTGGTTTGGTTCGGACACTCATCCTATTTCATACAGATAGATGGCAAGCGCATACTGGCCGATCCGGTCTTCAGCAAGGCTGCATCGCCTGTTTCGTTTGTCAACAAGGCGTTCGATGGCGCTCACGGATACACGGCTGAAGACATGCCTGATATAGACTATCTCTTCATTTCGCACGATCACTGGGATCATCTCGATTATAAAAGTGTAATGGCTCTCAAAGACCGCACGGGTAAAGTAATTTGCGGACTGGGCGTAGCAGAACATTTCGAAAGATGGGGTTTTGATATGGACAAGGTTGTAGAACTGGACTGGAACGAGGACGCCGTTATCGGTGACGGATTTACGACATATTGTCTCCCTGCCCGGCATTTTTCAGGTCGCGGACTTTCGCCCAATCAGTCGCTATGGGCTTCATACCTCCTGCAAACACCGACAATGAAAATATATCTGGGTGGCGATAGCGGATACGACACCCATTTTGCCAAAATAGGCGAACGCTTCGGCAAGATAGATCTGGCCATCCTCGAAAACGGACAATATGGCACAGGATGGAAATATATACATATGATGCCTGAGGAAGTGGTGCAGGCTGCGATAGATTTGCATACACAGACCCTCTTCCCTGTGCATTCATCCAAATATGCCCTTGCAAACCATGCGTGGGATGATCCTCTGAAAAGGGTTACAGCAGCAAGTAAAGGGGAAGATATACGCCTGCTAACACCAATGATAGGTGAAGTGGTGAATCTGAAAGACAGCACACAGACATTTAAAGAATGGTGGGTGGGGATTGAGTAA
- a CDS encoding DUF4230 domain-containing protein, protein MSGRNTIKQRSYINMLAIGILIGGIIMYLFGGKDKGGDKVEVSHNMIVEKIESLGNLEVLKYNIQDMVEYKKVRQWLPNAKTALIVSGEVICCIDLTRLKPEDIYTSGDSIRLTLPAPEVCHVAIDHSASRIYDMQFGLWESTQIADEAYRQAEKQLREQAAKLDMDSKSRDSAVNLLRPILQAMGFEHVLITFGQGKGYKER, encoded by the coding sequence ATGTCCGGCAGAAATACAATAAAACAACGCAGTTATATAAATATGCTCGCTATCGGTATCCTTATCGGTGGCATTATCATGTACCTCTTTGGCGGCAAAGACAAAGGAGGGGACAAAGTGGAAGTTTCGCACAATATGATTGTGGAGAAAATAGAAAGTCTCGGCAATCTGGAAGTCTTGAAATACAACATTCAGGATATGGTGGAATACAAGAAGGTGCGCCAGTGGCTGCCAAATGCCAAGACTGCACTCATAGTATCGGGTGAGGTGATCTGCTGCATAGACCTCACCCGCCTCAAACCGGAAGACATATACACCTCCGGCGATTCTATACGCCTGACTCTGCCCGCCCCCGAAGTATGCCATGTAGCAATAGACCATTCGGCCTCGCGCATCTACGATATGCAATTCGGGTTGTGGGAATCGACACAGATAGCCGACGAAGCCTACCGTCAGGCCGAAAAACAGTTGCGCGAACAAGCCGCAAAACTAGACATGGACAGTAAAAGCCGCGACAGCGCCGTAAATCTGCTACGCCCCATCTTACAAGCAATGGGCTTTGAGCATGTACTTATCACATTTGGTCAGGGAAAAGGATATAAGGAAAGGTAA
- a CDS encoding sugar phosphate isomerase/epimerase encodes MKKLCNYLLIAGILCSYASCNTKNKQQPETGNRPKTVTVIKAEQNGWYLSMQSYTFHKFTFAEALDKTNELGVKYIEVFPGHKLGDKWGDKVFGIGLTTEERKEIKEFAESKGVKIISTGVYTTDNPDDWEKEFILAKDMDMEFISCEPAIKNWDLIESLVNKYGIKIAVHNHPQPSTYWNPDLLLAQIANRNPKIGACCDVGHWRREGLNQIDCLKKLDGRIVSLHFKDIAEKKEGETEQHDVIWGKGILDVEGMLKTLKAQNFKGYISIEYENNWDNSVPDIRQCIDYYTAITEQIF; translated from the coding sequence ATGAAAAAACTATGTAACTACCTATTGATTGCAGGCATACTATGCAGTTATGCATCATGCAATACAAAGAACAAGCAACAGCCGGAAACTGGTAATCGACCCAAAACCGTAACAGTAATCAAAGCCGAACAAAACGGATGGTATTTGTCTATGCAGTCTTATACCTTCCACAAATTCACCTTTGCCGAAGCTCTGGACAAAACCAACGAATTGGGAGTGAAATACATCGAGGTATTTCCCGGACACAAGCTGGGTGACAAATGGGGTGACAAAGTATTCGGCATAGGACTCACCACCGAAGAACGCAAGGAAATAAAGGAATTTGCCGAAAGCAAAGGTGTGAAAATAATCTCCACCGGCGTATATACCACAGATAATCCGGACGACTGGGAAAAAGAATTTATCCTGGCTAAAGACATGGACATGGAGTTCATCTCCTGCGAACCGGCCATAAAAAACTGGGATCTTATAGAAAGCCTCGTTAACAAATACGGCATAAAAATAGCCGTGCACAACCATCCGCAACCGTCAACCTACTGGAATCCCGATCTGTTGCTGGCGCAGATAGCCAACCGAAACCCGAAGATAGGAGCATGCTGCGACGTAGGGCACTGGCGTCGCGAGGGTTTAAATCAGATAGACTGTCTCAAGAAACTGGACGGACGTATCGTATCACTGCACTTTAAGGATATAGCCGAAAAGAAAGAAGGTGAAACCGAACAGCACGATGTGATCTGGGGAAAGGGTATACTCGATGTAGAAGGAATGCTAAAAACACTTAAAGCACAAAACTTTAAAGGATACATATCTATAGAATATGAGAATAACTGGGACAATTCCGTTCCGGACATAAGGCAATGTATCGACTACTACACAGCAATAACTGAGCAAATCTTTTGA
- the sucC gene encoding ADP-forming succinate--CoA ligase subunit beta: MKIHEYQAKNLFSSYGIPVEKYVLCNVANEAVTAYDGLNMERVVVKAQVLTGGRGKAGGVKLAKNREDVIQYATDILGMSIKEFPVTKIIVSEAVNIGSEYYVSFVIDRNTKSVILMMSAEGGMDIEDVAEHSPEKIHKFAIDPFIGVPDYLARRFAFTIFEEINQVNQLAVILQKLYKLFVDKDASLAEINPLVLTKEGNLIAIDAKMTFDDNALYRQPQIHALFEPTEEEKTEAYAKEKGFSYVHLDGEIGCMVNGAGLAMATMDMIKLYGGTPANFLDIGGSSNPNKVIDAMTLLLKDPKVKVVLINIFGGITRCDDVASGLLTAFEQLNTDIPVIVRLTGTNEKQGRDMLAGTRFKVAETMGEAVQLAVGSNQSTNKV; encoded by the coding sequence ATGAAGATACACGAATATCAGGCAAAAAATCTATTCTCGTCCTATGGCATTCCCGTTGAAAAGTATGTGCTCTGTAATGTAGCCAATGAGGCTGTTACTGCATACGACGGGCTGAATATGGAACGGGTGGTAGTAAAAGCACAGGTGCTTACCGGAGGCCGCGGTAAAGCAGGAGGAGTTAAACTGGCAAAGAACAGGGAGGATGTAATACAATATGCAACGGATATTCTGGGTATGAGCATCAAAGAATTTCCCGTTACAAAAATCATTGTGAGTGAAGCCGTTAATATAGGCTCGGAATATTATGTGAGTTTCGTTATCGACCGCAATACTAAATCCGTTATCCTGATGATGAGTGCCGAAGGCGGTATGGATATAGAGGATGTGGCCGAACATTCACCCGAAAAGATACACAAATTTGCCATTGATCCTTTTATCGGAGTTCCTGATTACCTGGCGCGGAGGTTTGCATTCACTATATTCGAAGAAATAAACCAGGTGAATCAATTGGCGGTAATATTGCAAAAACTATATAAACTATTTGTAGATAAAGATGCGTCACTGGCCGAAATCAATCCGCTGGTACTCACCAAAGAAGGCAACCTGATAGCAATAGATGCCAAGATGACCTTCGACGACAATGCGCTCTACCGTCAGCCGCAGATACATGCCCTCTTTGAACCTACCGAAGAAGAAAAAACAGAGGCGTATGCCAAAGAGAAAGGTTTCAGCTATGTGCACCTCGATGGAGAAATAGGCTGTATGGTAAACGGTGCAGGTCTTGCCATGGCCACTATGGACATGATAAAACTGTATGGCGGTACACCTGCCAACTTTCTCGACATAGGTGGTAGCTCCAATCCCAATAAGGTGATAGATGCCATGACCTTGTTGCTCAAAGACCCGAAAGTAAAAGTAGTGTTGATCAATATATTCGGCGGCATAACCCGTTGCGACGATGTGGCTTCGGGTTTACTTACCGCCTTCGAACAGTTGAATACCGATATTCCCGTTATCGTCCGCCTTACAGGCACCAACGAAAAGCAGGGGCGTGATATGCTTGCAGGAACCCGCTTCAAAGTGGCGGAAACAATGGGAGAGGCAGTGCAGTTAGCAGTTGGCAGTAATCAGTCAACAAATAAGGTATAA
- the sucD gene encoding succinate--CoA ligase subunit alpha: MSILINESTRLIVQGITGRDGSFHTKKMLEYRTNVVGGTSPGKGGTEILGVPVFNTVYEAVQQTQANTSIIFVPAKFAADAIMEAADAGVRLIICISEGLPTLDAVKAFRYTQLKGAMLIGPNCPGLMSPDKCLVGILPGQIFKKGNIGVISRSGTLTYEVVYHLTANGMGQSTAVGMGGDPVVGLYYRELLEMLQNDPDTDAIVMIGEIGGNAEEQAAEYIRKHVTKPVVGFIAGQAAPQGKQMGHAGAIIAGGSGTAADKIAALEAAGVRVAKEPSQIPGLLKERLGN, encoded by the coding sequence ATGAGTATACTAATAAATGAATCCACACGACTGATAGTACAGGGAATTACCGGACGCGACGGTAGTTTCCATACAAAGAAGATGCTAGAATACCGTACAAATGTTGTAGGCGGTACATCGCCCGGAAAAGGCGGTACAGAGATACTCGGCGTACCCGTATTCAATACCGTATATGAAGCTGTGCAACAGACGCAGGCCAATACATCCATTATATTTGTTCCTGCTAAATTTGCGGCAGATGCTATAATGGAAGCAGCCGATGCAGGAGTCAGACTCATTATCTGCATATCCGAGGGGCTCCCTACGCTGGATGCTGTGAAGGCATTCCGTTATACCCAGCTGAAAGGAGCAATGCTGATAGGGCCTAATTGCCCTGGACTGATGTCGCCCGACAAATGCCTTGTAGGAATACTCCCGGGACAGATTTTCAAGAAAGGCAATATTGGCGTTATCAGCCGGAGCGGTACATTAACATATGAGGTCGTATATCATCTTACGGCAAACGGTATGGGACAATCCACCGCCGTAGGTATGGGCGGAGATCCTGTAGTGGGACTTTACTACCGCGAATTGCTGGAGATGCTGCAAAATGATCCTGATACGGATGCCATAGTTATGATAGGCGAAATAGGTGGTAATGCAGAAGAACAGGCGGCTGAATATATTCGCAAGCATGTGACCAAACCGGTTGTAGGCTTCATCGCAGGGCAGGCGGCTCCCCAGGGTAAACAGATGGGGCATGCCGGTGCTATTATAGCTGGTGGTTCGGGTACTGCCGCCGATAAGATTGCTGCACTGGAAGCTGCGGGTGTACGGGTGGCCAAAGAGCCGTCTCAGATACCGGGCTTGCTGAAAGAACGGCTTGGCAATTAA
- a CDS encoding DUF6712 family protein, giving the protein MRELIQLPLISEKLFKMHSPVTSNTDITEFIPYICIAQELHIASILGEPLMEELCEQVSANTLTPENSDLILKIAPVLSFCAVYQALPFHWATIVNKGITIRESENSKGVDIRDLAQLRQWVKNDADVLKQQLVDFLYKCRTNYPLWQPEDKCKKEMEFDSGFYFPKR; this is encoded by the coding sequence ATGAGAGAACTAATACAATTACCGCTGATAAGTGAAAAACTGTTTAAGATGCATTCACCTGTGACATCCAACACCGACATTACCGAGTTCATACCTTATATCTGTATTGCACAGGAACTTCATATTGCAAGCATACTGGGCGAACCGCTGATGGAAGAATTATGCGAACAGGTATCGGCTAATACACTTACTCCCGAAAACAGTGACCTGATACTGAAAATCGCCCCTGTCCTCTCCTTCTGTGCTGTATATCAGGCTCTGCCTTTTCATTGGGCCACCATCGTAAACAAGGGTATCACAATCCGCGAAAGCGAAAACAGCAAAGGTGTGGATATAAGGGATCTTGCACAATTGCGGCAATGGGTAAAGAATGATGCAGATGTGTTAAAACAACAACTTGTAGATTTCCTTTACAAATGCCGGACCAACTATCCTTTGTGGCAACCCGAGGATAAGTGTAAAAAAGAGATGGAATTCGACAGCGGATTTTATTTTCCGAAACGCTAG
- a CDS encoding outer membrane beta-barrel family protein, with the protein MKSLFFLYALLCLTLTASASVPRIKGKVVEAGKSTPIDYADIILIEKGKTNPVLHTLPETDGGFILSDIKDGEYSLLVRAVGFDVYTRSDIVLNSTTTVFNLGIIEMKPLEQGLAEVEIVAQKRQVIYKLDKKVIDASNNLLASGGSAVDILENTPSIRVDAEGEVTFRGSSGFAVYVDGKPSVFSGSQALEQIPSGHIENIEIITTPSARHDTGGDVGIINIITKKHSQQGLSGMVNLTGSTMLSRGVDFLLTQQEKASRWYVGGGWNDRLRKSKFRQEKTTIVSDVTTISDSDGPRKSNNFDYSLKAGWMYTLPKTTFNVDVQGGYGGRTRKGDLDYKEEQSKAGVPVGSGDYISHDDYDLHETYYQGTIGFAHKFNDKGHDLTGSYYLKYGGDAMEYFQSDLFNYQGERQQGHRAWEDEHRWTMRGNLDYIFPYRETGRIEGGYQYFSYLEDGDYSMQFWNPEKKEFYWRDDIYNTFYFKYGIHSIYAIVADSYRNFDFQLGLRGEHTHRVLRSSKEWANRTYDKFEFFPSAHLGYNLPGGDKILASYSRRITRPELFFMEPYITYRDYYSAEIGNPDIRNEYINSYELNYKKNIGEHALSASVFHRSRKDKIERLRVPYEAGVTLDSMANVGHDYSTGLEISAQIQATRKWNINLNGSYYHYKIENEYKTESGDETSNNYEITLNNSYDAGKTTRVQLDGNFVGPSVTTQGKTDAFWYVNLAVRQQLLSRKLNATLSFRDVFNSARYVSNINTANLKSVTHIRPNYPLITLSLSYTFNNFKAKGSQNKENHDLFEGTNH; encoded by the coding sequence ATGAAGAGTCTGTTCTTCCTCTATGCACTATTGTGTCTTACCCTCACTGCATCCGCTTCCGTCCCGCGCATAAAGGGGAAAGTGGTAGAAGCCGGAAAAAGTACACCGATCGATTATGCCGATATAATCCTTATAGAAAAAGGAAAAACAAATCCTGTATTACATACTCTTCCCGAAACAGACGGAGGTTTCATCCTTTCCGATATCAAGGACGGAGAATATTCGTTATTGGTAAGGGCTGTGGGCTTCGATGTATATACACGTTCCGATATAGTGCTCAACTCCACTACTACAGTATTCAATCTGGGTATTATAGAGATGAAACCATTGGAACAGGGCTTGGCCGAAGTAGAAATCGTAGCACAGAAAAGACAGGTAATTTACAAACTGGACAAAAAAGTTATAGATGCATCTAACAATCTGCTGGCGAGCGGAGGATCGGCAGTCGATATATTGGAGAACACACCTTCCATCCGTGTCGATGCCGAAGGTGAAGTAACATTTAGGGGCAGCAGTGGCTTTGCCGTTTATGTAGACGGAAAACCGAGTGTCTTTAGCGGGTCGCAGGCACTGGAACAAATCCCATCGGGACATATAGAGAATATAGAGATAATCACCACTCCGTCGGCCCGGCACGATACGGGAGGCGATGTAGGCATTATCAATATCATCACCAAAAAGCATTCGCAGCAAGGCTTGAGCGGTATGGTCAATCTCACGGGAAGCACCATGCTTTCACGTGGGGTGGATTTTCTTCTCACACAGCAGGAAAAGGCTTCACGCTGGTATGTGGGCGGCGGATGGAATGACAGATTGCGTAAAAGTAAGTTTCGGCAGGAGAAAACAACCATTGTATCCGATGTGACCACCATATCCGATTCGGACGGGCCACGCAAAAGCAATAATTTCGATTATTCGCTGAAGGCAGGATGGATGTACACATTACCGAAAACTACATTCAATGTCGATGTGCAGGGTGGTTACGGCGGACGTACACGCAAGGGTGACCTCGATTATAAAGAAGAGCAGTCTAAAGCCGGTGTGCCTGTAGGTAGCGGTGACTATATCAGCCATGACGACTATGATCTGCACGAAACTTATTATCAGGGGACCATCGGTTTTGCCCACAAATTTAATGATAAGGGGCACGACCTCACGGGGAGTTACTACCTCAAATACGGTGGCGATGCCATGGAATATTTTCAGAGCGACCTGTTCAACTACCAGGGTGAACGCCAACAGGGGCACAGAGCATGGGAAGACGAACATCGATGGACAATGCGGGGAAACCTCGATTATATATTCCCATACCGCGAAACGGGGCGTATCGAAGGCGGTTACCAATATTTCTCCTATCTCGAAGACGGTGATTACAGCATGCAATTCTGGAATCCCGAAAAAAAGGAATTTTACTGGCGCGATGATATTTACAATACATTCTATTTCAAATACGGTATACATTCCATCTATGCCATAGTAGCCGACAGTTACCGCAATTTCGATTTTCAGCTGGGGCTTCGCGGCGAGCATACCCACCGTGTGCTTCGCAGTTCGAAGGAATGGGCAAACCGTACATATGACAAATTCGAATTTTTCCCGTCGGCACACCTCGGTTACAACCTGCCGGGAGGAGATAAGATACTGGCTTCTTATTCGCGGCGCATCACCCGCCCCGAATTGTTTTTCATGGAGCCGTACATTACATATCGCGACTATTATTCTGCCGAAATAGGCAATCCCGATATCCGCAACGAATACATCAATTCATACGAACTGAACTATAAGAAGAATATTGGTGAACACGCGCTTTCGGCATCAGTATTTCATCGCAGCCGCAAGGATAAGATAGAACGCTTGCGTGTACCGTATGAAGCCGGTGTGACACTGGATTCGATGGCAAACGTAGGGCACGATTATTCGACAGGCCTTGAGATCAGCGCGCAGATACAGGCTACACGCAAGTGGAATATCAACCTGAACGGCAGCTACTATCATTACAAGATAGAGAATGAATATAAGACCGAAAGTGGTGACGAAACCAGTAATAATTACGAGATAACACTCAATAACTCATACGATGCCGGAAAAACCACCCGTGTACAACTCGATGGAAACTTTGTAGGCCCGTCTGTAACTACACAGGGTAAGACAGATGCTTTCTGGTATGTGAATCTGGCGGTGCGCCAGCAGTTGCTCAGCAGGAAACTCAATGCCACCCTGTCTTTCCGCGATGTGTTCAACTCGGCACGCTATGTTAGTAATATAAATACAGCAAACCTGAAATCGGTGACGCATATAAGACCCAATTATCCGTTAATTACGTTAAGCCTGAGTTATACATTCAATAACTTCAAGGCTAAGGGTTCCCAAAACAAGGAAAATCACGACTTATTTGAAGGAACAAATCATTAA
- a CDS encoding BACON domain-containing protein, whose protein sequence is MRKILPLLLILIFVLGCSSDDEKKEITLGLSVDILSFSANEDEKSFAISSNDSWVISNIPDWCTFSTQQGQSSAKITVKVSANPNESERKAVVTIKAGDKVKEITLKQNPKNVSLTLSVGEISFVADGEEKTFDIQSNELWTISEIPVWCTLDATEGSDNKTIKITANPNLDETVKEAVITVKAGSKSQQLKLKQEGMVYALIVSSPVLEFYSKDGSKMINIESNTSWEVVSGASWCIVNKQEGTLDEPLVIYPLDNESQSNRSTEVTISAGSVSIKILIKQSKKIPVTNESYQFNLLDNGFRTGDELIKKQVEYVNPGPAGENVVWDFSKLNIINDNYTVSYSLPPIELQSNSYILGRTYFDIATTEPNSLIVCTEHNTMYYFQVKNNQLQAYGHENPVVVLDYNPRMISAQYPTYYNNSYKYNYKSSHLYSGTVWGYNQGYMEMKADGYGSVKFPDGIVNNVIRTKNSQLISDGISPSIDSDKVMTIYRWYAKGYRYPIFEVYENVNLIDNSVIFSTAFYYPPKDHTYMNTNKKSTSIPLIDYKEINKKYEKLKFKH, encoded by the coding sequence ATGAGAAAAATTCTCCCACTGTTACTAATACTAATCTTTGTATTAGGATGCTCGTCTGATGATGAAAAAAAGGAAATAACACTCGGTTTATCTGTAGATATCCTCTCTTTTTCGGCAAATGAAGACGAAAAATCATTCGCCATTAGTTCTAACGATTCTTGGGTTATTTCGAATATACCCGATTGGTGTACATTTTCTACACAACAAGGTCAAAGCAGTGCGAAGATTACAGTCAAAGTAAGTGCCAATCCAAACGAATCGGAAAGAAAAGCTGTAGTAACTATAAAAGCGGGTGATAAAGTAAAAGAGATAACACTAAAACAAAATCCTAAAAATGTTTCGTTAACTCTCTCCGTCGGCGAAATCAGCTTTGTGGCAGATGGAGAAGAGAAGACGTTCGATATACAATCAAATGAATTGTGGACTATATCCGAAATTCCTGTTTGGTGTACATTGGATGCAACAGAAGGATCGGACAATAAAACTATAAAGATAACAGCAAATCCCAATTTGGACGAAACAGTAAAGGAGGCTGTTATAACAGTAAAAGCCGGAAGTAAAAGCCAGCAATTAAAACTCAAACAAGAAGGCATGGTCTATGCATTGATAGTATCTAGTCCTGTACTGGAATTTTACAGCAAAGATGGCTCTAAAATGATAAATATAGAATCAAATACATCGTGGGAAGTAGTATCCGGAGCAAGCTGGTGTATAGTAAACAAACAGGAAGGGACTCTCGATGAACCATTGGTAATCTATCCGTTAGACAATGAATCTCAATCGAATAGAAGTACCGAAGTTACCATCTCGGCTGGTAGTGTTTCAATAAAAATACTGATAAAGCAATCGAAAAAAATACCTGTAACGAACGAGTCTTATCAATTTAACCTGCTAGATAATGGTTTTCGTACAGGAGACGAACTCATTAAAAAGCAAGTGGAATATGTAAATCCGGGTCCCGCCGGAGAAAACGTAGTGTGGGACTTTAGCAAACTAAACATTATAAATGATAATTATACTGTATCATATTCATTACCTCCCATTGAACTACAAAGCAATAGTTATATCTTGGGAAGGACTTACTTCGATATAGCAACCACAGAGCCAAATAGCCTGATCGTATGCACAGAGCATAATACAATGTATTATTTTCAGGTAAAGAACAATCAACTACAGGCTTACGGACACGAAAACCCAGTCGTAGTACTAGATTATAATCCCCGGATGATATCAGCTCAATACCCTACTTATTACAATAATTCATACAAATATAACTATAAATCATCCCATCTATACTCAGGTACAGTATGGGGATATAACCAAGGTTATATGGAGATGAAGGCTGATGGCTATGGTTCGGTAAAATTTCCCGATGGGATTGTAAATAATGTTATAAGAACCAAGAACAGCCAATTGATAAGTGATGGTATATCGCCAAGTATTGATTCAGACAAGGTAATGACAATATATCGCTGGTATGCTAAGGGATATCGCTATCCGATTTTTGAGGTATATGAAAATGTAAATTTGATAGACAATTCCGTTATATTTAGTACTGCTTTTTACTATCCACCTAAAGATCATACATATATGAATACAAATAAGAAAAGCACCTCAATTCCATTAATTGACTATAAAGAGATCAATAAAAAATATGAAAAATTGAAATTTAAACATTAA
- a CDS encoding helix-turn-helix transcriptional regulator — protein MDKETLVKKVGLKIREIRESRDLSMMDLSDKLDIEYNNLIRIEKGRTNPTLGTLYKICQALDVKLIDIVDIE, from the coding sequence ATGGATAAAGAAACTTTAGTAAAAAAAGTAGGATTAAAGATTAGAGAAATAAGAGAAAGTAGAGATTTGAGCATGATGGACTTATCGGATAAGCTTGATATAGAATACAATAACCTGATTAGAATAGAAAAAGGACGTACTAACCCAACACTTGGAACATTATACAAAATTTGTCAGGCACTCGACGTAAAGCTAATCGATATTGTAGATATAGAATGA